CCGTGGGACGGCGTGGAACACGCTCCGTGTCCTGCCTTAACCCCCAAAGGCCCCAGTGACCGGAGGGGTGGCCATAATGTCACCACCCTCCATATTCCACCCTGGGCTTAGGGGAAGCGGCACAGAGCTGAGCCAGTTGGAGCAGGGGGTTTGTTTTGCCCTTGGCCCCGGGATTTAGCCGGAGGAGGGATACGGTCACTCGGGGGCCATTCCCCTGGTCTCTGCGGTCTGGAGGGATCTTTGGGAGatgtggggctgcagctccctgtcCTGAGCTCGCTgctctcttccctgctggctgctctaGTGTGAcggagggagctgcagcagttCAAACACCACCTTCTTGTTTCCAGGAGTCTTACCCAGCTGTTCCTCCGATATGGTCTGTGGAGTCGGACGATCCAAACCTGGCAGCTATCCTGGAGAGGCTGGTGGAAGTCAGGAAAGGAAATACGCTGGTGAGGGGGCGCTGCCTGGGGCAAGGGGAGGGGTGCCGAGAGGCTGGCTGCTTCGGGAGGGTAAAATCCTTGCTGCGTGCCTCCAGCTGCGGGGGCACCTCTGGTCTCATAAGGATTCAGGAAATTTGGGATGAGCAGCTCTGACTTCTCTTGAGTCTGATGCTGGGGTGTGATTTTCCTCCCCTGTGTCGGCCGCTGCTTGGAGTGGGAAGGAGCGGCCTCTGAGCCTTGGCTTGCTCATTTGTGAGGGAAGGCGTTGCAGTGCTGAGGGCAGCTGAGGCTTGGCTGGGTGTGGGGGTCTCTGCACCTCTCTGACACTTGCCTGGTCTCTGGACAGCTTTTGCAGCACCTGAAGCGAATAATCTCCGACCTGTGCAAACTCTACAACCTCCCTCAACATCCAGACGTTGAAATGCTGGACCAGCCTCTGCCGGCGGAACAGGTGAGTGACCCGGGATGAGACTTTTGAAGCTCATAAAATGAGTTCCCTGGAGTTTGCTTTAGAGGTTGAGGCTTCTGTGACCCCCAAAAGAGGAATGCAGCAGGTGAGGTGTTGATCTCCTCTCCCTGGGGTGGATTCCTGTCCTGGGTGATGCCAGCCTGCTCCATTGGGCCTCAGTGCTGTTTAGCTGCTCTGGTGTGGGTTCCTGTAAAGGTTCTGGGCTTCACTCTGCTTTTAACTTGGTGGTTCTTGTAAATCCCTGTTTAACCTTTCCTCAGAAGTGTctgggaaggcaggagagcaTTGCCCCAGGAAGCTGAAGGTGCAATCTCTTGTCTCTGTCCTTTTGTCCCCGCAGAGCGTGCAGGAAGAGGTGTCctctgaagaggaagatgaagagaTGCCAGAGGTAAGTGCTGCCTCGCTGCGTTGAGGAAGTACGCCAGAGAGCTGAGCGCAGGGAGATGCCTGCGGAAAGGTGCGAGGGCACAGGGATTGTGTCTGGGAGGAGCTTGGGGAGTCCAGGCAGGGAAAAGTTTGGCACAGAGTCGAGATTGTTCtcagcattttgctgctgtGGACCCAGGTGCTGAGCCACGGGTGGGAGCAACCTGTTCACAAACCACAGGGGCCTGCAGCAGCCAAGAGGTGTAGCCGTAGCCTCCAAAGGCATCCAGACGAGCTGAGAGCGGAGCCTCTTGGACAACTCTCTCTGCTCGTGCTGCTGTGCTCTAGAGCCTGAAATTTACTCACGAGTGATGGGATTTCCGGGGTGCCGTCTCTGGTGGGGAAATCGCACCGTGAAAACGGGACTCCCGCAGAGAGGATTAAGGTAGGGTGGCTGGGCATGTGAGCGAGCTAAttggcaggagcagcagaggcagccatcGTTTACTGCAGGCTGAGAATATCATGCTGCAAAACCTGCAGGCTTCGGTTGTTTGGTTTGCGGTTTAGAGATCTCTAGAAGTGGGTGGAATAATCTTGAATCTCCATGGTGACATTTAGCGATGCCTCACGCGCCTCTCCTGGGGTGTGAGAGGCACGGGCATCGAgtcagcagcaccacagaaccTGGGGGCAGGTCACTTAGCAGCGTGCTTAGCAGTTTTGGGGGTTTAGCAAAGTTAATAGCCTGCTAAATCAAAGCTGGGTCCCCAGAGAAAATGCGGTGGCTTAAACTGGTACCGGTGTAACCTGGCATATCTGCAGACTTGCCACTTCGCGGCAAACTGGTGATGTGTGAGTCCTCATGCTCCTGTGGGCTGAAAAAGCAATCCTCAGGAGCGGAGCGTTTCCCCCTCACGCTTTCTGCTAACGCTGTGCATTGTCGTGCAGGGCCAGCACTGTCGCTCAGAGCAAAGGTTTCCTGCTGACTAGTTGGATTTGTTGGGCTGTGTcggaagagcagagcagcagagccgTGCCCTGGTGCAGATATGCATTATGCAGGTTAATCCACTCGAGGGATTTTCTAGGAGGAtctatttttcctgtgtgaCAGTCTAAAAATGTCAAAGCCCTTCCAAAAATGCTGCTTATCCAGAATAGCAGCAGCTagcctggagaggctgaagTAAACACTTGTTTGGAGGATTTAATAGCAGCCCTGGAGCTGGGTGCACCCACAGCCATTTGCAGGCAGCTTCCAGGTAGCTGTGGTGCTGACACAGTGCGTGGGGGGAGATCTCCGCCGTGGCCCCCATCGCTGCGACTGGTTTTTACTGGGTATTAACATCAGGCTCTGGTGGAAAGGGATGCAGGACAGCGTCTGCCAGCAGGGTTAGGGAGAGTGGCAGGGCATGCAGCGCGGTGCTGAGCTGAGCTACAAAGAGCTTCCAGACACGCTGTGAAACGTCACCTCTTTTGGAGGGGAGGATGTCCCAGGCCACTGAATTTCCTGTGTGAGGGTCTCTTCTCCTTGTGTGACCTCTGCTCACGTTGGGTTTTGGCACGTGAAGGGGGAATGGCCCAGCCCGGCAGCGCCGCACCCGGTACCTGTGCTTTGTTCCAGCCATCCAGAAATGTGGCACAGGGCGGCTTGAGCCGTGTGTGTGACGACATGCAAGTGCCCTTCAGTTAGACTGGGCTGGTGGGGGAGCGTACATAAGGTAAATGGCCAATTCTAGATGGGCatgtgtggtggtttgaccttggctgagtgccaggtgcccaccgaAGCCATTCCGTCACTCGTCTCAAGCAGGCAGGGGAGCGAAAATGTAATGAAAGACTCGTGGGTCGAGATAAtggcagggagatcactcagcaattaccatcacgggcaaaacagactcgacttggggaaattagtttcatttattaccattcaaatcagaaaagaaCCATCTTCCCCCgccacccctcccttcttcctgggcttaattGCCAGTTCCTCAACCTCCTCCCCCccgagcagcacagggggacggggaatgggggttacGGTCAGCTCATCACACGTCGtttctgccgctccttcctcctcacactcttcccctgctccagcgtggggtccctcccgtgggagacagtcctccacgacctgctccagcgtgggacccccgcggggccacgggtcctgccagcaaacctgccccagcgtgggcttcccacaggtcacagcctcctgcgggcaccccctgccccggtgtggggtcctccccgggctgtgggtgggggtCTGCTCCCCCAGGGGccgggggcacagcctgcctcgccgGGGGCTTCACCTCCAGCTGCCGGGGCATCTCTGCTGCGGCCGGGAgcgctcctgccctgccctgggggtctgcagggctgctgctctcacagtctcgctcctctcttcccctgatgcagatttattttattcccccccgccccttctTAACGCGCCATCAGAGGCGCTGCCGCCATCGCTGCGGTGGGTCCATCtcggagccggctggcattggctctgttggatgtggggggaagcttctggcaaCTCCTcgaagccacccctgtagccccctgGCTACCAAACCCTTGCCAGCAAACCCAGTACAGCATGAGATTTGGAAGGCAAGAACCCAGCTAACAAAGAGCTTGTACAAGCCCGATTTAACTCTGGAAAGGGAATCGTGCCGCTCTGCCGGCTGCCTTTGGTAAGGGAGGGCAGCGGGGGCCCAGTGCCGGAAACCTTTTTGCTGAGCGTGCCCAGGTCTGGTGTCTTCCACCCGGTTTGTGCCTCGGATCAGGgcttggggaggggaaggagcacCAGGAATCCTTCCTGGTCCAGGGCAGCTTCCATCTGCAGTGCTTGGAGCAGGGAGGAGCGAAGACACGTCTCCCACTAGCTCTCCTCTCGCCTTCCCAGGACACCGAGGACTTGGACCACTATGAGATGAAAGAGGAAGAGCCGGCAGATGGGAAGAAGACAGAGGATGAAGGCATTGGGAAGGAAAACCTCGCcattttagagaaaataaaaaagaaccaGAGGCAAGATTACTTAAATGTACGTGTCACCGGGCGGGCGGGTGGGttggggaagcagagggagcCAAGGGTGACAGCAGCGGAGGCACCCGCTCACCCTGAGTCGGAGGGGCTGTCCCCCGGCCAGAGGTGCAGCGGTGGCTCTTCGGGGCTGGCGTGGCTGATGCAGGGGGCTGCCAACTGCCTCCGCAGCTCGGGGAAATGCGTGAGCCTCGGGTAGCGTTGGTGCTACGTGGGGCAGCCTTCCTGTAGCGAGATCTGGGGGTCCCCTCTGCTCCCGGCAGCCGCACCTCGCTGCGGGCTGTGGAGGCGGCTGGTGggttgtgctttttttatacTCCTGGGCTGAGATTCTTAGAGCTGAGAGGGCATGGAGgcattcctgctgcagctctgctgcctgggcGGCGTGTTTGGAGCAAGGGAAGTTCTTGtagggggaaaggggaagactGAGAGGTGGGGGGCACGGTAAGGTCTAGTTTAGGGGCCAGGTGGGAGTTCTGGCTCGGGTGTTGGCCTCGTAGAGCAACAGCCGTGGTGGGTGCGGTGTAACGATGCAACTTCCCAAATTCCTCACAGGGTGCAGTGTCTGGGTCTGTGCAGGCCACCGACCGGCTAATGAAGGAGCTCAGGGATATTTACCGATCACCAAGTTTCAAGGGTGGTAAGTACCACGGGGAGCTcgggggaaggggctgctgctCCGCTCTTCGTGACGGGGTTTAACTCGTCGTTCCGGGTGGTACCTGATGGGCCTTAGAGCTGTCGAGCTcagctgggggggaggggatcTCTGGCCATCGGTTGTCGCTCTCTCAGGAGTGAGCAAAACTGCCTTTCTGTTCCCTGCTAGTGCTGGCTGGAAGGTGAGGAGCGTGCTGTGGGTGGGGGGCTTACCTGGCTTGGAGGGTGATGGTCCTCCTGCCCCTTTCCCTGAGCCCAAGGACTTGGGAAAGACCAATGGTAGGAAAAGTGCTGACCTCGGGATGGTTCTTCTGGATAAGTGCTGCTTCGTGGAGGGGTCTGTGCCAGGCTGAGGTGGTGCTGCAGGGCCAAGCGGGGGTTGACGTGGTGGGTGGTGGCTCGAGTCGCTGTTCAGCCTCCCCCCGTAGTGACACCCCTCTTCTCTGCCTCGCAGGATACTATGCAGTTGAACTAGTGAACGACAGCCTGTACGATTGGAACGTCAAACTCCTGAAGTAGGTGGCATAGCTCGGGATCATGCAAACTGTGGTGGGACCAGAATGTCCCTGTGAGCCggagggggggtgggcagggcaggggagcacCTGGCAGACCTTGGGTTAGCTTCTCTCGGGCAGCTCGCTTGCTGTCTCCGCATCAGAAAGGAGATGACGTCTCCGGAGAAAGATGAGAATATCTGAGGGCTCTGCAAGTCTGTCTGCTGTTCCTAGAGTCCTGGAAGAGGTGCATCAGACAAAACCCCGAGCTTTCACACCCTCCAGACACggctgctgccttttccttggGCCAGgcagtcttttatttttaagctggcAGCATGCAAAAAGGGTGTGATGGTCTTCTCTGCAAACCGGGAGCAGAATGCTGACAGCCCGTGCTGTCGCTGCCCTCTGGGTGCGAACCCGCGGGCCGGCGTGGCAGCCAGGTTGTGCAGGTACAGTAGCTCTGGGCTTGGGCGGCAGCGAGCACAGCTGACTCGAGGTGCACGGCCTCGGCTCTGACCCTCGGGGATTTTCGTTTGGCAGGGTTGACGAGGATAGCGCTTTGCACAACGATCTCCAGATCctcaaagagaaagaaggaacagaTTTCATCCTCCTCAACTTCTCCTTTAAAGTAAGGCTTCCCGCACCTCCCCCTCCTTGAGGCACGCTTGCCGCGGCGAGTCCTCAGAGATGTTTCTCAGCGGCTTTgttcccttctctccttccaGGATAACTTTCCTTTTGATCCACCATTCGTAAGGGTTGTGTCCCCGGTGCTGTCAGGGGGGTAAGTGACTACCTGCCTCCGCTCACCGTCTCCCGCGCTGCTTGCCGTTCTCACCACGAGTTTCTCTAGCGCTGCCCCTAATCGCCCCGATACCAGCTTGCAGTCG
Above is a window of Falco biarmicus isolate bFalBia1 chromosome 19, bFalBia1.pri, whole genome shotgun sequence DNA encoding:
- the UBE2Q1 gene encoding LOW QUALITY PROTEIN: ubiquitin-conjugating enzyme E2 Q1 (The sequence of the model RefSeq protein was modified relative to this genomic sequence to represent the inferred CDS: deleted 1 base in 1 codon), whose amino-acid sequence is MQRAGAEEAAGAQAAAGGPGRSGAEVAAAPAGRLLRRELRLLESIFHRGHERFRIGSACPDEISCEFVPGAGARAGASASRGPPPGPVRIHCNITESYPAVPPIWSVESDDPNLAAILERLVEVRKGNTLLLQHLKRIISDLCKLYNLPQHPDVEMLDQPLPAEQSVQEEVSSEEEDEEMPEDTEDLDHYEMKEEEPADGKKTEDEGIGKENLAILEKIKKNQRQDYLNGAVSGSVQATDRLMKELRDIYRSPSFKGGYYAVELVNDSLYDWNVKLLKVDEDSALHNDLQILKEKEGTDFILLNFSFKDNFPFDPPFVRVVSPVLSGGYVLGGGAICMELLTKQGWSSAYSIESVIMQISATLVKGKARVQFGANKNQYSLTRAQQSYKSLVQIHEKNGWYTPPKEDG